A stretch of the Fusobacterium varium genome encodes the following:
- a CDS encoding PTS sugar transporter subunit IIC: MNIIQALLDMGAVVVLPIIIFILGLIFRLKPKEAFKSGLTIGIGFIGINLVIGMMVSNLGTATQKMSENFNLNLTTMDVGWPVEAAMSFATPLVVWIFILAIGINFIMLAFNWTNVMNVDLWNFWHFIFTGALVYYSTGSFVLAMIASAITIVIILKLADWAAPIISKYFGMEGVTFAHVETINWLPVGYAINKLIDMIPVIKDIKIELKEKDNTGSLMSIFGDPAIMGLILGVIIGFLAGYDWQAVLLLGINLAAVLFLMPRMTKLLMEGLIPLSEAAQEFMSSRFPGRKVYIGLDGAIAIGDPTIMSVGVMMVPMSLLLAVVLPGNTMLPFADIGIIPILLTWAIIPAKGNIFRAFISSMIIMSLILLIGSSMAPLLTRVAGEVGFNIPKGVGSVSSVDAGSHIISYIMWKVFGIFN; the protein is encoded by the coding sequence ATGAATATAATACAAGCATTGCTTGATATGGGTGCAGTAGTTGTTTTGCCAATAATCATTTTTATTTTAGGATTAATATTTAGATTAAAGCCAAAAGAAGCTTTTAAATCCGGTTTGACTATTGGGATTGGGTTTATAGGAATAAATCTTGTTATAGGAATGATGGTTTCTAATCTAGGAACTGCAACACAAAAAATGTCTGAAAACTTTAATCTTAACCTAACTACAATGGATGTAGGGTGGCCTGTTGAAGCAGCTATGTCCTTTGCAACTCCTCTTGTTGTATGGATATTTATACTTGCAATAGGAATAAATTTTATCATGCTTGCTTTCAATTGGACAAATGTAATGAATGTAGACCTTTGGAATTTCTGGCATTTTATATTCACAGGTGCATTAGTATATTACAGTACAGGTTCTTTTGTCCTTGCAATGATAGCTTCTGCAATAACTATTGTAATAATTTTAAAACTGGCAGATTGGGCAGCTCCAATAATAAGTAAATACTTTGGTATGGAAGGAGTAACATTTGCCCATGTTGAAACAATCAACTGGCTCCCTGTTGGATATGCAATTAATAAATTAATAGATATGATACCAGTTATTAAAGATATCAAAATAGAATTAAAAGAAAAGGATAATACTGGGTCATTAATGTCTATATTTGGAGACCCTGCTATAATGGGATTGATATTAGGGGTTATAATCGGATTTTTAGCAGGGTATGATTGGCAGGCAGTTCTTCTTTTAGGAATAAATCTTGCAGCTGTTTTATTCTTAATGCCGAGAATGACTAAACTTTTAATGGAGGGATTAATTCCATTATCAGAGGCAGCTCAGGAATTTATGAGCAGCAGATTTCCAGGAAGAAAAGTATATATAGGTCTTGATGGAGCAATAGCAATAGGAGATCCAACAATCATGTCAGTAGGTGTTATGATGGTTCCTATGTCGCTTCTTTTAGCAGTAGTACTTCCAGGGAATACAATGCTTCCATTTGCAGATATAGGAATTATTCCAATTTTATTGACATGGGCAATAATTCCAGCAAAAGGCAATATATTCAGAGCATTTATTTCTTCTATGATTATAATGTCTTTGATACTTCTTATTGGTTCATCAATGGCACCTCTTTTAACTAGAGTAGCAGGAGAAGTTGGCTTCAATATACCTAAAGGTGTAGGAAGTGTATCTTCAGTTGATGCAGGATCACATATTATTTCATACATCATGTGGAAAGTATTTGGAATATTTAATTAA
- a CDS encoding putative aminopeptidase, producing MNIDLDYILDTTVELLGIPSPVGFTDAVMNRVGEELNTLNVPFKMTKKRAIIAFIEGENRNYKKMISAHLDTLGAVVKKIKSNGRLELINVGGCPWAGVEGENLTIHTLDGREYEGTLLPTKCSVHIYGDVAREMPRTAETMEVRLDEDVHTAEDTEKLGIRVGDFVSYETRTRITENGYIKSRYLDDKLCVAQILGYIKFLNDYNLKPKSDLYIYFSNYEEIGHGVSVIPDDLDEFIALDIGLVGADALGDEKKVSIAAKDNKTPYDIEVRKGLMKAAEEAGINYTVDVYNRYGSDASAAVLQGFDFKCGCIGPSVDASHHYERTHIDGVIETVRLMIAYL from the coding sequence ATGAATATTGATTTAGATTACATCTTAGATACAACAGTGGAACTTCTTGGTATTCCAAGTCCTGTTGGATTCACAGATGCTGTTATGAATAGAGTAGGAGAAGAACTTAATACTCTTAATGTTCCTTTCAAAATGACTAAAAAAAGGGCTATTATTGCTTTCATTGAAGGAGAAAACAGAAACTACAAAAAAATGATCTCTGCCCACCTTGATACTCTAGGTGCAGTAGTGAAAAAAATAAAGTCTAATGGAAGACTGGAATTGATTAATGTAGGAGGATGTCCTTGGGCTGGAGTAGAAGGTGAAAACCTTACTATTCACACACTAGATGGAAGAGAATATGAAGGAACTTTACTCCCTACAAAATGTTCTGTACACATTTATGGAGATGTAGCTAGAGAAATGCCTAGAACTGCTGAAACTATGGAAGTTAGACTGGATGAAGATGTCCATACAGCAGAAGATACAGAAAAATTAGGAATTAGGGTAGGAGATTTTGTTTCTTATGAAACTCGTACTCGAATCACTGAAAATGGATATATCAAATCTAGATATCTTGATGATAAATTATGTGTAGCTCAAATATTAGGATATATCAAATTTCTTAATGATTATAATCTAAAACCAAAATCTGATCTTTATATCTATTTTTCTAACTATGAGGAAATAGGTCATGGTGTATCTGTAATTCCAGATGATCTTGATGAATTCATAGCTCTAGATATTGGATTAGTTGGAGCTGATGCTCTTGGAGATGAAAAAAAAGTAAGTATTGCAGCTAAAGATAATAAAACTCCTTATGATATTGAAGTTAGAAAAGGATTGATGAAAGCTGCTGAAGAAGCAGGTATTAACTATACAGTTGATGTGTATAATAGATATGGCTCTGATGCAAGTGCTGCTGTCCTTCAAGGATTTGATTTCAAATGTGGATGTATTGGTCCAAGTGTCGATGCTTCTCATCATTATGAAAGAACTCATATTGATGGAGTTATTGAAACTGTAAGACTTATGATTGCATATTTATAA
- a CDS encoding ABC transporter periplasmic component protein, giving the protein MKKKLITILSLALFIFGCSSKDGEKKSDAPKEKVVVVSQGSKPKSLDPNMYNEIPALAVTEQIFNTLLRVDDEGNVVPELAESYEYASPTELIIKIKKNVKFHNGDTLTVNDVVFSLNRMLEKPASRIMVEIIDKIDIIDDSTIKLTLKNSSAPLLFSLAHPLTAILNEKDTKAKNDMIATEPMGTGPYKFVSWGDGEKIEFVAFDDYFEGRPKIDKLIIRAITENSSRLAALETGEIDIAYSIAPVDTGVIENNKKLELISAPTTSTEYMTLNTTKAPFNNKDFRVALNYALDKQSMADSVFMGKAKPATTIVNPNVFGYSSEVPGFEYNPEKAKELIKKSGVTNPNFKLYVNDNAVRLQLAQIVQANFKEVGIDMEIETLEWGAYLQRTAQGEHTAFIGGWVSGTSDADIVLYPLLHSSSHGGAGNRAFYTNKEFDKEVEIARATSDPEVRKTHYKNAQMILQEESPLIVLLYKNENIGINKRIKGFKYDPTTMHNLYNLDVVEVK; this is encoded by the coding sequence ATGAAGAAAAAATTAATTACAATTTTGAGTCTGGCTCTCTTTATTTTTGGATGTTCATCTAAAGATGGAGAAAAGAAATCAGATGCACCAAAAGAAAAAGTGGTAGTAGTTTCACAAGGGTCTAAACCAAAAAGTCTCGATCCTAATATGTATAATGAAATCCCTGCCCTTGCTGTTACAGAGCAAATATTTAATACTCTTTTAAGAGTTGATGATGAAGGAAATGTGGTACCTGAACTAGCTGAATCTTATGAATATGCTTCTCCTACAGAACTTATTATCAAAATTAAGAAAAATGTAAAGTTTCATAATGGGGATACTCTGACTGTCAATGATGTGGTTTTCAGCCTTAATAGAATGCTTGAAAAACCTGCCAGCAGAATTATGGTTGAAATTATTGATAAAATTGATATTATAGATGATTCAACTATCAAACTTACTTTAAAAAATAGTTCTGCTCCTTTGTTATTTAGTTTAGCTCACCCATTAACAGCTATTTTAAATGAAAAAGATACAAAAGCTAAAAATGATATGATTGCCACTGAGCCTATGGGAACTGGACCTTACAAATTTGTAAGCTGGGGAGATGGAGAAAAAATTGAATTTGTAGCTTTTGATGACTATTTTGAAGGAAGACCTAAAATAGATAAGCTTATAATAAGAGCTATAACAGAAAACAGCAGCAGACTTGCAGCTCTTGAAACTGGTGAAATTGATATTGCTTATTCTATAGCTCCTGTAGATACTGGAGTTATTGAAAACAATAAAAAACTTGAGCTTATTTCTGCTCCAACTACATCAACTGAATATATGACTTTAAATACAACTAAAGCTCCTTTTAATAATAAAGATTTCAGAGTTGCTCTAAACTATGCTCTTGATAAACAAAGTATGGCTGACTCTGTATTCATGGGAAAAGCTAAACCTGCAACTACTATTGTTAATCCAAATGTTTTTGGTTATTCCAGTGAAGTTCCTGGATTTGAATATAACCCAGAAAAAGCTAAAGAGCTTATAAAAAAATCTGGTGTTACTAATCCAAACTTTAAATTATATGTAAATGATAATGCTGTAAGACTACAGCTTGCTCAAATAGTTCAGGCTAACTTTAAAGAAGTTGGAATAGATATGGAAATAGAAACTCTTGAATGGGGAGCTTATCTGCAAAGAACTGCTCAAGGTGAACATACTGCCTTCATAGGTGGATGGGTATCTGGAACTTCTGATGCTGATATCGTTCTTTATCCTCTTCTTCACAGCAGTTCACATGGCGGAGCTGGAAACAGAGCTTTCTATACTAATAAAGAATTTGATAAAGAAGTAGAAATTGCTCGTGCAACTTCTGATCCAGAAGTAAGAAAAACTCATTATAAAAATGCTCAAATGATATTACAAGAAGAATCTCCATTAATCGTTCTTCTATATAAAAATGAAAATATTGGAATCAATAAAAGAATAAAAGGATTTAAATATGATCCAACTACAATGCATAATTTATATAACCTAGACGTAGTAGAAGTAAAATAA